TCCACATTCCCCTTCTATCAATAATTTATTTCATCATAGCCTGTACAGCAGTAATAGCAATAACCCCCACAATGTCTTCAGCTTTGCAACCTCGGGACAAATCATTTACAGGTTTTGCTATTCCCTGGGTAATAGGTCCGTACGCTTCTGCTTTTGCAAGCCTTTCTGTAAGTTTGTATGCAATGTTGCCAGCATCCAAATCAGGGAAGATTAGAACATTTGCTTGTCCTGCAACAGGACTTCCTGGCGCTTTCAGCTTTGCAACAGAAGGAACTATTGCTGCGTCTGCTTGAAGTTCGCCATCTATTAAAATGTCTGGTGCTTTCTCTTTTGCAATCCTTGTTGCCTCAACAACCTTGTCAACCATCTCAGACTTTGCAGAACCTTTGGTTGAATATGAAAGCATTGCTACTTTTGGAGTTTTACCAACTAAAGCTTCAAAGCTCTTTGCAGATGTAATAGCTATATCAGCAAGCTCTTCTGCTGTTGGATTTGGATTCAAACCTGCATCAGCATATACAAAAACTCCATTTTCACCATATTCGCAGTTTGGTACAACCATAATAAAGAAGCTTGAAACAAGTTTTACCCCAGGTGCAGTTTTTAATATCTGCAGAGCCGGTCTTAATGTATCTGCTGTTGAGTGAATAGCACCAGACACCATACCATCTGCCAAACCTTTGTACACAAGCATAACACCAAAATACATCGGGTCTTTCATAAACTTTTTTGCATCTTCCAATGTTACACCCTTGTTTTTTCTTAGTTCATAAAATTCATTTACAAATTCATCAAATCTATCAAAATTGTCTGGGTCAATAAAAATAGCTTCATCTACATCTGCACCAAACTTTGTTGCCTCTTTTTTTATCTCATCTTCTTTGCCAATCAAAACTATCTTAGCTATCTTTTCTTTCAAAGCTATAGAAGCAGCCTTTAAATTTCTTTCTTCGTAGCTTTCGGGTAGTACAATTGTTTTTATATCTGATTTTGCTTTTTCTATGATTGTATCAATAAATGCCATTTTTTAATACTCCTTTCGTTTATTATTTGACATATTGCACCTTATATATTATAAAACAAATTGTATCTTGTATACAAGAATTATTTTACTTTTAAAATAAATTTCCGCCTTAAAATACTAAACAAAAGTTTGAAGAATGTATGTTTTTGTGTTATAATTATCTCAAAATAATAATGCTTAAAGAAGGGGAAATAAGTATTATGAAAAAACAGCTTACAAAAAAGCAAGAGGAAATATTAGAGTTTATCAAAAAGAGAATCAAGGAAAAAGGCTACCCTCCTGCGGTGAGGGAAATTTGTGAGGCAACAGGTCTGAAGTCTACCTCAACAGTCCATGGTCACCTGACACGACTTGAAAAGAAAGGTTATATTAGACGCGACCCATCCAAACCAAGAGCCATAGAAATAGTAGATGAAGAATTTTATGTTCACAGAAATGTTGTTCAACTTCCTCTCGTAGGAAAGGTAACAGCAGGTGAACCAATCTTAGCAGTGGAAAATATAGAAGAAACTATGACCCTGCCGTACGACCTTGTTGGGACAGAAGATGCATTCTTACTCCGAGTTAGGGGAGATAGCATGATTGAGGCAGGAATTTTCGACAATGATATAATAATTGTCAGAAGACAAAATGTAGCTGAAAATGGAGATATTGTTGTTGCCTTAATTGATGATGAAGCAACAGTAAAAAGATTCTATAAAGAACACGACCATATAAGACTTCAACCAGAAAATAAGGCTATGGAACCAATTATCGTCAAAGACGTAAAAATCCTTGGCAAAGTAATAGGACTTATCAGGAGGATGTAGCAATTACATCCTCCTGATATTTTCTATAGCATGCAAAATCCCAACAAGCCCAGTTTCAAATGAAGAACTACCTTGAAGGTATGCGGCAAAAGGCTCTCTGATTGGCGCATCACAAGAAAGTTCCAAAGACGTACCCTGTACAAATCCGCCTGCTGCCATTATTACTTTATGAGAATATCCCGGCATATCCCAAGGTTCAGGCAAAACATTGCTGTCGACAGGACAGCCTTTTTGCACCCCTTGACAAAATCTTATAAGTTCGTATTGGTTTTTAAACACAATTGTCTGAATTATATCTGTTCTTTTTTCATTAAATCTTGGTAAAACCTCATATCCTAACTTTTCCATTATATATGAAGCAAATATAGCCACTTTCAAGCTTTCAGCAACAAGATATGGTGAGAATAAAAGTCCTTGTAAAATCTCTTTGTTAAATCCAAGAGACGGTCCAACTTCTTTTCCCATGCCGGGAGAATTCAGCCTATCTGCACACATTTCAACAAGTTCTTTTTTCCCTGCGATATAGCCGCCACACGAAGCAATTGTTCCACCAGGATTTTTGATAAGTGAACCTGCTATCAAGTCTGCTCCTATTTCGGTTGGTTCCAATTTTTCCACAAATTCACCGTAACAGTTGTCAACTACAACAAATGTTTGTGGAGAAATAGATTTTATATAGTTAATTACCTTTTCTAACTTTTCAATTGAAATTGATTCTCTCAACGAATATCCCCGTGAACGTTGAATGAAAACTACTTTTATAAAATTTTCTTTTAAAGCATTCTCTATTTTCCCAAAGTCAAAGTCATTTTTCTTCAAATCGATTTCTTGGTATTTTATTCCAAATTCAATAAGGCTTCCATATCCACCCTCTTTTATTCCTATCACCTTTTGTAATGTATCATATGGTTTTCCGCAGATTGAAAGAAGGATATCACCCGGCCTGAGCAGAGCAAATAGCATTGTTGCAATTGCCTGTGTCCCAGAAATAAATTGGATTCGAACAAGTGCATCCTCACATCCGAAAACCTGTGCAAAGATTTTTTCAATCACATCTCGCCCGCTATCTGAGTATCCATATCCATCTGTCTTATTCAGATGAGTGTATGAAAGCCTGCTGTGGTGAAAAGCATTTAAAACCTTTAGCTGATTGAAGGATTTTATTTCCTCTATATATTCGAAATTCTCTTTTAAATCTTCTAAAGCTTGCTCTGTTAAGCTTAGTAAATCATGAGAAAAATTATAAAATTTTTTTAATGCCTCGATATCTATCTTCAATACCATTGGCACCTCTCTTTTAAATTCTGATTGTCAAAAATTAAAGAAAGC
The sequence above is drawn from the Caldicellulosiruptor bescii DSM 6725 genome and encodes:
- a CDS encoding methionine gamma-lyase family protein, with protein sequence MVLKIDIEALKKFYNFSHDLLSLTEQALEDLKENFEYIEEIKSFNQLKVLNAFHHSRLSYTHLNKTDGYGYSDSGRDVIEKIFAQVFGCEDALVRIQFISGTQAIATMLFALLRPGDILLSICGKPYDTLQKVIGIKEGGYGSLIEFGIKYQEIDLKKNDFDFGKIENALKENFIKVVFIQRSRGYSLRESISIEKLEKVINYIKSISPQTFVVVDNCYGEFVEKLEPTEIGADLIAGSLIKNPGGTIASCGGYIAGKKELVEMCADRLNSPGMGKEVGPSLGFNKEILQGLLFSPYLVAESLKVAIFASYIMEKLGYEVLPRFNEKRTDIIQTIVFKNQYELIRFCQGVQKGCPVDSNVLPEPWDMPGYSHKVIMAAGGFVQGTSLELSCDAPIREPFAAYLQGSSSFETGLVGILHAIENIRRM
- the lexA gene encoding transcriptional repressor LexA, with the protein product MKKQLTKKQEEILEFIKKRIKEKGYPPAVREICEATGLKSTSTVHGHLTRLEKKGYIRRDPSKPRAIEIVDEEFYVHRNVVQLPLVGKVTAGEPILAVENIEETMTLPYDLVGTEDAFLLRVRGDSMIEAGIFDNDIIIVRRQNVAENGDIVVALIDDEATVKRFYKEHDHIRLQPENKAMEPIIVKDVKILGKVIGLIRRM
- the pta gene encoding phosphate acetyltransferase gives rise to the protein MAFIDTIIEKAKSDIKTIVLPESYEERNLKAASIALKEKIAKIVLIGKEDEIKKEATKFGADVDEAIFIDPDNFDRFDEFVNEFYELRKNKGVTLEDAKKFMKDPMYFGVMLVYKGLADGMVSGAIHSTADTLRPALQILKTAPGVKLVSSFFIMVVPNCEYGENGVFVYADAGLNPNPTAEELADIAITSAKSFEALVGKTPKVAMLSYSTKGSAKSEMVDKVVEATRIAKEKAPDILIDGELQADAAIVPSVAKLKAPGSPVAGQANVLIFPDLDAGNIAYKLTERLAKAEAYGPITQGIAKPVNDLSRGCKAEDIVGVIAITAVQAMMK